ttcaatttccttcataagtgttCTACAATTTTCAGGGTACAGATCTGAAACGTTTTGattggatttatttctaggtatcttatggttttggtgcaattgtaaatgggattgattcttgatttctttttcttctgcttcgttattggtgtatagaaatgcaacagatttctgtagttTGATTtaatatcctgcaactttgctgaattcatgtattagttctagaaattttagtgtttttttttttattttctacattggCTACcttgttgtctgcaaatagtgaaagtttacttcttccttgctgtcttttatttctttttgttgtatgagTGCTGAGGCTAGGAGTAACAGTAAtctgttaaataacagtggtgagagtagacatcctgtcttgctcctgaccatagaggaaaagctctcagtttttgcttattgaagatgatattagatGTGGGACTTGCATACATggtctttatgatgttaaggtatttttcatctatccctactttgtttaggttttttttaaataaagaatggatgccatattttgtcaaattctttttctgcatctattgagaggatcatgtggtacTTATcctttcttgtattaatgtggtgtattatgttgattgatttgtgaatatagAACACCCTTGCAACtcaggaataaaccccacttgatcatgtaAATGATTACTTTAATGTActtttggattcaatttgctagtatattgttgagaatgttgcattcatgttcatcagggatattggcctgcagttctcttttttagtggagtctttgtctggttttggaatcaaggtaatactaaCCTCGTAGTTTggtagttttccttccatttctattttgagAGCATTTgcgaagaataggtattaactcttctttaaatgtttggtagaattctcctggaaaacaatctggtcctagacttgtttgttgagagatttttgattactgacttaatttctttactggttatcagtcttttcaagttttctttttcttcctgtttcatttttgttagttaatatgtctctaggaatttatccatttcttgcagattgcccaatttgatggcatgtatttttttcataatattctcttataactaTTTGTATATCTGTGCTTatcttatttctcctctctcatttgtgattttatttatttgggtctttttgtactttctttttgataattctgGCTAGGAGtttgtcaattttaaaaatattttcaaagaagcagctcctgatttcattgatctgttttactgctgtttttgtttctttgttttcttctatataatttatttctgctctaatcactattatttcccttcttctgttggttttaggtttcatttgtggtcttttttctagttcctttgtgTGTAGgattaggttgcttatttgagatttttcttgcctcttgagtaggcttgtattgctatgtACCTCACTTATAAGAGCACTTTTGcacatcccaaaggttttggaccatcatgttttcatttttacttgtttgcatgtatattcttatttcttctttaatttcctggttgacccactcattccttagtgggatgttctttaatctccatgtatttgtggtatttctaaatattttctggtATTGACTTCatgtttcataatgttgtggttggaaaatatgcatTTTGTACTTATTGAGGACTAATTTGTGACCTGGTAaatgatctgttctggagaatgtcccatgtgtactcaaaaaagaatgtgtattctgttctttaggataaaatgttctgaaaacaTCTGTTAAGAATATCTGGTCGAGTGTGttattcaaaaccattgttttcttgttgattttctgctcagATGATCTGGCCTTTGAGGTaaggggtgttgaagtccccaactactattgtattatattgtattgtattgtattgtattgtattgtattgtattgtattattatgctttatgtttgttgtgaaatgttttatatatttgtgttcatCCAAGttgggggaataaatatttacaattgttagaccTTGTTAGATAGATCCCTTTATTTTGATAcagtgtccttcttcatctcttgttacagtttttggtttaaaatttagtttctctgatacaagtatggctactcaggcTTTTATTTTGCATACATTTTCATGGTAAATGTTcttccattccctcactttctttttttctccaatatatgaagtttattgtcaaattggtttccatacaacacccagtgctcatcccaaaaggtgccctcctcaatacccatcacccacccttccctccctcccaccccccatcaactctcagtgtgttctcagtttttaagagtctcttatgctttggctctcttccactctaacctctttttcttttttccttcccctcccccatgggtttctgttaagtttctcaggatccacataagagtgaaaccatatggtatctggctttctctgtatggcttatttcacttagcataacactctccagttccatccatgttgctacaaagggccatatttcattctttctcattgccacatagtactccattgtgtatataaaccacaatttctttatccattcatcagttgatggacatttaggctctttccataatttggctattgttgacagtgctgctataaacattggggtacaagtgcctctatgcatcagtactcccgtatcccttgggtaaattcctagcagtgctattgctgggtcatagggtagatctatttttaattttttgaggaacctccactctgttttccagagtggctgcaccaatttgcattcccaccaacagtgcaagagggttcccgtttctccacatcctctccagcatctatagtctcctgatttgttcattttggccactctgactggcgtgaggtgatatctgagtgtggttttgatttgcatttccctgatgaggagtggcgttgagcatcttttcatgtgcctgttggccatccggatgtcttcttcagagaagtgtctattcatgttttctgcccatttcttcaatgggttatttgtttttcgggtgtggagtttggtgagctctttatagatttggatactagcctttggtccgatatgtcatttgcaaatatcttatcccattccgttggttgccttttagttttgttggttgtttcctttgctgtgcagaagctttttatcttcataaagtagtctatttttgcttttaattccctctcttttggggatgtgtcaagtaagaaattgctacgactgaggtcagagaggtcttttcctgctttctcctctgcaggtgtctttaggtctaaaatgagtctcttgtaggcagcatatagataggtcttgttacTTTATCCATGCTGacatcctatgtctttttattggacaTTGAGTCCATATACACTCAGAGTAATAATTggtagatatgaatttagtgccattttattgcTAGTTTTGTCGTTGTTTCTGGAtatttcctctgttcctttccagtGTTTTTTCTACTCAgaaagtcccctttaatatttcttgcaaggccagtttagtgatcatgaactgctttagtttttgtttttctgggaaactctttatctctcctattctgaataatagcctTGCTCAATAGAGTATTATTCTTGGAGcagtttttcccattcagcacattgtaTATATCATTCCACTCTCTTCTGCCTACCAAATTTCTGTGGAGACATCTGCTGCcaaccttatttgtcttcccttgtaagttaggaaTCTGTGTCTAGctacttttaggatttttctttatctctatattttgcaaatttaactacaatattTCTTAGTGTTGACCTGCTTTTACTGATTTTGTTGAGAGATGTGCCTTCTGTATCTGGAAGTCTGTTCTCTTCCCAGAtaagggaaattttcagctataagttcctcaaataaacctctgcccctttctctctcttcttcttctcctttcttcttcttcctctcctcctcctcctcttcttccttcttcttctttcttcttcttctttcttctttcttcttcttccttctttttcttccttctttcttctttcttcttcttcttcttcttcttcttctgggactctgagctgtcagcacagagccccactgggggctcaaactcctggattgcaagatcatgacctgagccaaagtcggctacCCAACTGACAGATTGggtagatttctttcttttttttttaattttttttttcaacgtttatttatttttgggacagagagagacagagcatgaacgggggaggggcagagagagagggagacacagaatcggaaccaggctccaggctctgagccatcagcccagagcccgacgcggggctcgaactcacggaccatgagatcatgacctggctaaagtcggacgcttaaccgactgcgccacccaggcgcccctaaagtagaTTTCTTCTGGGTGTATATTTAATGATTCAATTTCCAAGTATAGAGATGGGACACCATGTGGGAGAGGATAAGAAAAGTTCAGTTGTAAAAAACTAACAATTAGAATTCATCCTCCCAATTCTAACTTTCTCCCAAATCCTATCCTTAAAAGTGAggtacaaataaggaaaaatagcATGAAAGCAttagaagatacacacacatatatacactcacaggcctttaaaacttttaagaaataaagtcatGTTAAAATAGGCTTCATTAAATAGATAGCTTTACTGTTTTGGTGTTCAGGTAGGACTACTGATGGCATATTATAGAAAACACtgtaatatacaataatatacatCTAcaaacgtttatttgttatttagtatttattattattatgagcctcagtttattttcttgaaaaagctGTTACTTTGCTGACCATATCTTTGAAGGCTATTTTCACTTGCTTATTCCTGAGGGTATAGATGAAAGGGTTCAACAGAGGGGCAACTGATGTATTTAAAACAGCCACGCCCTTATTAAAAGTTTCTGCATCCTTAACAGAAGGATTTATGTACATAAAGATACAACTTCCATAAGATAGTGAGACCACAATCACATGAGAGGAACATGTagaaaaagctttttttctctgttgaacAGAGGGGATTCTCAGAATTGTCCTGATAATGTACGTGTAGGAAAGGATCACTAGCACCAAGGTGAAGATGAGGGTGACTGCAGCCAAGATGAACTCCATCACTTCTATGAAATGTGTGTCTGAACAAGCTAGACGCAACAGTACAGTGTAGTCACAGCAGTAATGATTGATGATGTTGGATGCACAGAAAGGCAGCTGGAGAGTCATTATATGAGGCCCAATGACAACCAAAATACCCGAGAGCCAGGAACACAAGACAAGTTGAATGCAGAGTCTCCTGCTCATTACAGTTGTATAGTGTAGGGGTTTGCAAATGGCAACGTAGCGGTCAAAGGACATGGCAGCTAAAAGATAAAACTCGGTTGCTCCCAGAAGGATGGCAAAAAAATACTGAGTGAAACAAGCAGCAAAGGAGATAGTCCTGTCTCCAGTTCCAATGTTGACTAGCATTTTGGGAACAAAGACAGAGGTAAAAGATATTTCCAGAATGGAAAAATTCCGGAGGAAGAAATACATAGGAGTCTGGAGGCGATAATCCAGCGTGGTCAGAATGATGATGGTCAAGTTTCCCATGATGCTTAAGACGTAAGTTagcagcagaaaaaggaaaagcacagCCTGAAGCTCAGGGTCAGCTGTCAGTCCAAGAAGAATGAACTCTATCACTGATGTCTGGTTGCCCATCACTAGCTTCACGCAAATTAAGAGAGAAAACTATAATAATGACAAAGGttggaataaaatgaaaggttccagatttttattgaaacataaaatccaggtaaaaaaaaaggagggaaacctTAAAACTCTGAATCCTTCTCTAGCCCTCGTTTTAAAACTGACATATCTTCTAAGGAAATGTTAACACgttttcttattttacttcaCAATTAACAAAGTTCCTCCTTCTTAGGCTCATACTCAATTAGTTCTCCTAAATTGTATTCATATTCATTTCTCATCACTTttcaattcattttcatttatatttgccTTCTGAATCTATTTTGATTTTCCTCTCTAAGTTATTAGATGCTGTCTGTCACATATATATAGACAAATCTAAAGCAAATTTAGAGTAGGGTtatttgaattaaataaatttcttaaattagCCTTTTAACTCTCAGCTTATTAGCCAACAAAGTAAATACAAATGAAGGTATGAACTATAGGAATAAAATTGAACTTGGctgtttccttcattttgccgttctatattttttcttatttatttctgttttctcattttgaataaTAAATCTCTGTATCTGCTGAAGCTCTAAGCCTGGATTGACTCTTCTCTTAATTCTTAATAAAGTGTTTGCAATGCATATAACTTATAGTTCCTGGGTCACGGCAAAGATCTAATACAATGCTgtcacataggggcgcctgggtggctcagtgggttaagcatctgactttggctcgggtcatgatctcacagttcatgggtttgagccctgcatgaggctctgtgctgacagcttggagctttgagcctgcttaggattctgtgtctccctctctctctgcccctcccccgctcgcactctgtctctctctgtcttgaaattaaataaatgttaaataaaggtGTTTAATGCTATCACAATTTAATACAGATATATGGACTAGTCAGTACTTGGGGaagcattaaattaaaataatct
The genomic region above belongs to Prionailurus bengalensis isolate Pbe53 chromosome B4, Fcat_Pben_1.1_paternal_pri, whole genome shotgun sequence and contains:
- the LOC122473041 gene encoding olfactory receptor 2AP1-like, with translation MGNQTSVIEFILLGLTADPELQAVLFLFLLLTYVLSIMGNLTIIILTTLDYRLQTPMYFFLRNFSILEISFTSVFVPKMLVNIGTGDRTISFAACFTQYFFAILLGATEFYLLAAMSFDRYVAICKPLHYTTVMSRRLCIQLVLCSWLSGILVVIGPHIMTLQLPFCASNIINHYCCDYTVLLRLACSDTHFIEVMEFILAAVTLIFTLVLVILSYTYIIRTILRIPSVQQRKKAFSTCSSHVIVVSLSYGSCIFMYINPSVKDAETFNKGVAVLNTSVAPLLNPFIYTLRNKQVKIAFKDMVSKVTAFSRK